CTCGTGGTGCTGACCACCGCGTTCGTCGGCGTCGCGTCGCTGAACGCGCGCGTGGACGCGCGAGCGCGGGCGCTGCGGGCGACGACCGCCGGGGCCGAGCGCGTGGCGCGGGGTGCGCGGCTCGCGGTCGGCGCGGGGGCCGCGGTGCTCACGGGCGGTGTGGTGCTGCTGCTCGCGTACGCGTGGTTGCAGGACTGGGTGTGGCTGCAGGTGATCGCGGCGTCGGTGATCGCAGTGGGAGCCGCGCTGACGGCCGGTGCGCTGCGGCACGTGCCGTCGCGCCCGGTGGGCGTCGCTGCGGGGCTGTGGGCGCTCGTCGTCGCGGCCGTGCTGTGGGTCGTGTCGGTGACGGCCGGGTGGGCGGGCATCGGGTTCGCGCAGCGGACCGCGCGGGACCTCGACGAGCTGCCGCTGGTCGTGCTGGACACCACGACGCCGCTGCGCCTGACGAACCCGGCGGTCGGGGTGGAGGACCTGTGCGCCCGCGACGACCCCGGTGCGGGCCCGGTCGTCGACGAGGAGTGCGCCGGCTCGGGTGCCCCGCGGTGGCGGCACCGCGGGCTGCGGCTGCTGGTGCAGGGACCCGACGCGATGTTCCTGGTGCCGTCGACGTGGGACGCGGGCGCGACGACCGTGATGGTCCCGCGCGACCGGCCCGCGCAGTGGCAGTTCCAGTTCGTCAACCTGCCGCCCGGGCCGGCCTGACGGCCTGTCCGGCGTCCATCTGACGAGATTTCCGACTGATCCAGTATCCATTTCTGCGAGCGCTGCTATACCCCTCCCCAGGTCACGAGAACCAGCGCCAAGCCCCGGCTCGCTGGTCGGCAACCCCGGTCACGCGCGGGGTGCTCCGGGGGACGACCTGGTCGGCCCACGGGCCGGCAAACGTGACGGAACGATTGCGAGGGACCATGAGCACCGACGCACCAGCATCCCGCCCCGAGCCCACCGTCGTGGTGGTCGCGGGCAACCCGCGCGAGGGATCGCGCACCCTGCAGGCCGCCCGGACCGCGGCCCAGGCCGTCGCCGCCCACGTCGGCGGGACGGTCACCACCACGGTCGACCTGGCCGCCGTCGCCGGCGAGCTGTTCGCCGGGCAGCGACCCCGGGTCGACGCCGCGCTCGGCGCGCTGGCGGACTCCGACGTCGCGGTGATCGCGACGCCGGTCTACAAGGCCTCCTACACGGGCCTCCTGAAGTCCTTCCTCGACCTGTACGGGCCCGACGGGCTCGCGGGCGTCGTCGTCGTGCCGCTCGTCGTGTCCGGCAACCCGGCGCACGCGCTCGTCGGCGAGGTGCACCTGCGGCCGGTACTCGTCGAGCTCGGCGCGGTCGTCCCGACCCGCGCCCTCACGGTCACCGAGGCCGACCTGGCCGACCCGGCCGGCCTCGACCGCGCCGTGGACGCGTGGCTCGCGCGCGGCGGTGACGCGCTGCGCCGCGCGGTCGGGCAGCCGGTCGGGCAGTCGGCCGCGGACCTCGACCTCGCGGAGGCAGCCCGATGACTGCCGAGCCCATCGCCCGCCCCCGCACCGGGGCCGCGCCGGAGACGCGCCTGTCGCCCGACGAGTACAAGGCCGTGTTCCGCGGGCACCCCGCGGGCGTCGTCGTCGTGACGCTGCGCGACCCCGACGGCCGACCTGTCGGGTTCACCGCGACGTCCGTGATCTCGGTGTCCGCCGAGCCGCCGCTGCTCGCGTTCTCGCTCGCGTCGTCGTCGTCCTCGTGGCCCGCGGTCTCGCGCGCGACCACGCTCGCGCTCAGCTTCCTCGCCGACCACCAGGACGACGTGTCCGCCCGGTTCGCGACGAGCGGCATCGACCGGTTCGCGGCCGGCGGCTGGACCGCGCTCGAGACGGGTGAGCCCGTGATCGACGGCGCGCTGTCCTGGGTGCGCGGGCGCGTCGTGCAGCGCACGCCGGTCGGGTCGAGCTACCTCGTCTCGGTCGAGGCGATCTCGTCGTCCGCGCGGGTCGAGCCCGAGACGGCGCACCGCACCGGGCTCGAGGCCTCGTCGCCGCTCGTCTACCACGACCGGACCTACCACCGGATCGGCGAGCACTCCGCGATCTGACGTCGGCCACCCACCTGGCCACACGCACGGGGACCCCCGGCCCGCACCGGTCCGGGGGTCCACGCGTGCGTCAGGGCAGGCCGGGTCTGCTGCGAGAGGGCCGTCACGCGAGGCCGAGGGAGGCCTTCGCGTCCGGGACGAGCAGGTACATCCGCGTGGACCCGACGATGGACGAGAAGCCGTACCTTGCGTAGAAGTTCGCCGCGCGGTCGTCGACCGGATCGACCACGACGATACGGCCACCCACGAGGTCGGATGCCTCGCAGATGTGCTCGAGCGCGTCGACCAGGAGGTCCCGGCCGAGGCCACGGCCCTGGACCTCGGCCGAGATCGCCAGCTTCGCGAGCATGAACCCCGGCACTCGCGACGAGGCCGCCCGCACCTTCGACGAGAGCGCGAGCTCCTCACGCAGCACCTCCGTCGGGCATACGGCGTAGTAGCCGACGAGCTGGCCCGCATCGCAGCTCCGCAGGAGCCGGACCCTGACCGTACCGGCCTTCTGCGCACGCCTCGCGGTCTCGTGCAGCCACACGTCGAGAGCGGGGGTACCGCACGTGAACGAGTCGAGATCGTCCCACTCGCCCAGGTCGGTGACCAGGTAGTCCGGCGCGCTCACTCGTGCTTGAACCGGCGCGCGCGTGCGGCGGCCTCAGCGAGGGCCGGGACGCGGCGAGGCTCCTCGTCGAGCGCCGCGAGCATCCGGTCGAACTGCTCAGCGGGCATCATCGTCAGATCGCTGCGGGCCAGCACCCGGGCCGCCTCCTCGCGCGCGGACCGGACGACGAATGCCGACACGGTCTCGTGCGTCACCGCGGCGGCCTTCGACAGCAGGACCTCGGTGCCCTCGTCGACGCGTTGCTCCATGCGCCGGGTCTTGGTGGCCATGGGCAGGACTGTACGGCGGTTGTCCGTACAGCGCCAGTGGTATTGCGTGCGAGATGTCAGCGCACAGCGTCCGGCTCGGGCACACCCCCAGCTCGGACCGGGGTCGTGATGCCGCGGGCGTCGAGGAGGGGGCGGAGACCCTCGGCGAACCAGTACGCCTCCTCCACGTGCGGGTAGCCGGACAGGACGAGCTCGTCGAAGCCGGCGGCGTGGTACTCCGCGATCAGGTCCGCGACCTCCTCGTGGCTCCCGACGAGCGCCGTGCCGGCGCCGCCGCGGACCAGGCCGACGCCCGCCCACAGCCCCGGATGGATCTCCAGGGCGCGCGCGTCGCCGCTCGTCGCGAGCGCGCCGTTGCCGTGCAGCGCGACCATCCGCTGCTGCCCCACCGACCCGGATGCGCCGAGCCCCCGCTGCGCGGCGGCGATCTGCTCGGGGCTCAGCTCGTCGAGCCAGCGCTGCGCGAGGTCCCACGCGTCCGACGAGCGGTCGCGCGTCACCACGTGCAGGCGCACACCGAACCGCGGGCTGCGGCCCTGCTCGGCCGCGAGCGCGCGCACCCGGTCGATCTTCTCCTTGGCCTGCGCGGGCGGCTCGCCCCAGGTGAGGTACACGTCGGCGTGCGCGGCCGCGACGGGCAGGGCCGCGGACGACGAGCCGCCGAAGTAGATCTCGGGGCGCGGGTCCGGGGGCGCGGGGACCTGGGCGCCCTCCACGCGGTAGTGCGCGCCGTCGTAGGAGAACGGCGAGGAGTCCCACACCCCGCGCACCACGTCGAGGAACTCGTGGCAGCGCGCGTACCGCTCGTCGTGGTCGAGCCAGTCGCCGAACCGCTGCATCTCGATCTCGTCGCCGCCCGTGACCACGTTGAGCAGCAGCCGACCGCCCGAGATGCGCTGGAACGTCGCGGCGGTCTGCGCCGCGAGCGTGGGCGACAGCAGCCCGGGGCGGAACGCGACGAGGAACCTCAGGCGCCGCGTCACGGCCGCGAGCGCCGCCGTGACCACCCACGCGTCCTCGCACCACGTGCCCGTGGGCGTGAGCACGGCGTCGTAGCCGAGGGTGTCCGCGGCCTGCGCGACCTGCGTGAGGTAGTCCAGCGTGGGCGCGCGGTAGCCCGCGGCGTGCGCGCGGGAGTCCTTGGCGTGGAAGCCGCCGAGGATCCCGCGCGCGTCGCCGGACGTCGGCAGGAACCAGTGCACGCCCGTGAGCGGGCTGCGCGCGGTCACTTCGCGGTGAACCCGGCCGCGCGCCGCTCGTCGGACTCGCTCCACAGGCTCGTCGAGACCTCGGCCTTGACCGCCGGGATGACCTCCTCGGCGAACCGGCGCAGCACGTCCGCCTGCTGCTCGAGCGGCAGGAGGTGGTTGACCGACACGGACTGCAGGTCGTGACCGTAGGACGCGTGGTAGTCGAGGATCTTCTCGACGACGCGCTCGGGCGAGCCGACGAGCGCCGGGCCGCGCTCGACCGCGTCCTCCACGGTCTGGAAGCTGTTCCCCACCCCCACGTGCTCGGGCCCGTACCCGCGCCGGCGCTGCGCGGCGATCTGCCCTTCGAAGATGGGGCGGAACTGCTCGATCGCCTGCTCCGTCGTGTCGGCCAGGTAGAGCCCGCCCGAGCCCGAGCCGACGAACGCGTACGCCGGGTCGTGGCCGTGGGCCTCGTACTGCTCGCGGTACCGGTCGATGAGCACCTGGTAGTTCTCGCGCGGCTGCAGCGCGTTCGCGCTGACGATCGGGTCGCCGTAGCGCGCGGCCAGGTCGACCGCGAACTGCGACGTCGCCGAGCCGTGCCAGATCCGGAACGGGCCCGAGAACGGGCGCGGCAGCGTCGTGGCGTTCTCCAGGCGGTGGCGGTGCACGCCCTCCCACGTCACGTCCTCCTCGCTGAGCAGCAGCCGCAGGAGCTCGTAGTTCTCCTGCAGGTACTCGTACTGCTTGGCGATGTCGAGGCCGAGCAGCGGGTACTGCAGCACCTCGTTGCCCTTGCCGATGACGATCTCGAGGCGCCCGCGCGACAGCTGGTCGACCGTCGCGAGGTCCTCCGCGACGCGGATCGGGTCGAGCAGCGACAGGACCGTGACGCCCGTGGAGAGCAGGATGCGCTCGGTGCGCGCCGCGACCGCCCCGAGGATCACGGTCGGGGCGGACGAGAGCACCTCGCCGGCGTGCCGCTCCCCCACCGCGAACGAGTCGAAGCCGAGCGCCTCGGCGAGCACCGCGGTCTCCACGACCCGGTTGAGCCGGTCGGACGGCGGGACGGCCTCGCCCGTGACCGGGTGCGGCGGGTTGAAGACGATGTCGAGGACCTGGAAGCGCACGGGGATCTCCTGCGGGGTTCGGTGGGGGTCAGGCGGCCGACGACGCGGCCTGCGCGGCGGCGCGCGCGTCGCGCTCGGCGACGCCCTCGCGCACGAGCGGGATGACGTAGCGGCCGAAGTCGATCGCGTCGTCGAGCAGGTCGTAGCCGCGCGCGGAGATCACGCGGACGCCGAGGTCGTAGTAGGCGAGCAGCGCGTTCGCGACCTCCTCGGGCGTCCCGACGAGCGCGTTGGAGTTACCCGCACCGCCCGTCGCGCGAGCCGTGGCCGTCCACAGCACGTCGTCGTACCGCTCGCCCGCCGCGGCGATCTCCAGCAGGCGCTGCGAGCCCGCGTTCTGCGGCGAGTCGATCGGGTGCCGGCGGCTGAGCACGCCGCCCGCGGCGGCCTTGCGCGCCTCGATGCGGTCGAGCACGCGGTGCGCCTTCTCCCACGCGAGCTCGGTGGTCGGCGCGACGATCGGGCGGAACGCCGCGTGGATGCGCGGCGGCTCGACCCGGCCCACCGCGGCGGCCTCGGCGTGCACGCGCTCGATCTGCTCACGCGTGCGGTCCAGCGGCTCGCCCCACACCGCGTAGATGTCGGCCTCCGCCGCACCGACCGTGTACGCGGCGTCCGACGAGCCGCCGAACGAGATCGTCGGCGTGCGGCCCTCGAACGGCTTGGTGTCCAGCACGAAGTCCTCGAACTCGTAGAACTCGCCGTGGTGGTCGAACGGCTCGCTGCTCGACCACGCCCGCTTGACGATCTGGATGTACTCGCGGGTCCGCGCGTAGCGCTCGTCCTTGGTCAGCCGGTCGCCCTCGCGGCCCTGCTCGTGGTCGTTGCCGCCCGTGATGAAGTGCACCGACAGCCGCCCGCCCGAGAGCTGGTCGAGCGTCGCGAACGTCTTCGCCGCGTACGTCGGGTACGACACGTTGGGCCGGTGCGCGAGCAGCAGCTCGATGCCCGGCACGCGCGCCGCGACGTGCGCCGCGAGCGCCGCGGGCTCGGGGCCCGACGAGCCGTACGCGAACAGCACGCGCGTCCAGCCGTTGTCGGCGTGCGCGCGCACGATGCGCTCGAGGTAGCCGAGGTCGAACGGCCGCGTCGTGCGGGCGGTGGTCTCGGACTGGTCGTTGGTCGTGGCGATGCCGAGGAACTCGACGGGCATGGTGGCCTCCGGGGTGTGACGTCGGGGTGCGATCAGGGGTCAGGCGGTGGTGGACGCGAGCGCCAGGTCGGCGGCGCCCGCGGTCGACGGGGCGAGCCAGTGCTCCGCGAGCAGCTCGAACGAGCGGCGCGCGTCGGCCGGGTCGTGCGCCTCGGTCGTGACGAGCAGCTCGTCGGCGCCCGTCACGCGCTGCAGCGTCTCCAGGCGCTCGACGACGGCCGACGGGCCGCCGACGACCCGCGTGTCCACCCGGTCGGCCACGAGCACGCGCTCGTCGGGCGTGCGCTCGTCCCACGACGGCGCGCGCGCCGGGTCGGGGTACGCGATCGCGCCGTCGCTGCCGCCGCGGATCGAGCGCACCCAGTCGGCGAACGGGCGCGCGAGCTCCTCGGCCCGCTCGTCGGTCTCGGCGACCAGCACGTCCGCGGACACCACGACGTACGGCGCGTCGAGCACGCCGGGCCGGAACGCCTCGCGGTACGCCGCGACCGTCTCGAGGGTGGTCGCCGGGCTCACGTGGAAGTTCGCGGCGATCGGCAGGCCGAGCTCGCCCGCGACGCGCGCGGACTCCCCCGCGCTGGACGCGAGCACCCACAGGTCGAACGCCGCCCGGTCGACGGGCGGGCTCGTGTACGGGTGCCCGGCCTCGTCGCGGTACGTGCCCGCCTGCAGGCCGAGGACCAGCTCGAGCTCCGCGCGGAACGACGCGGGCGTGCGTGACGCGCCGACGACGCGCTTCTGCGCGAGCAGGCGCTCGCGCAGCGCGGAGTCGGAGAAGTCGACCGGCGGCGGGCCGGGGACGTACAGGCCGTCCACGACACGCGGGCCGGCCGTGGGGCGCGGCTTCGACACGCTCGCCGCGGCGAGCTCGGCGGCGGGGGCGTCCGCGGGCGGCGGCGTGAACGCGCGCCCGACGCCCAGGTCCACACGGCCCGGGTGCAGCGCCGCGATCGTGCCGAACTGCTCCGCGCCGACGAGCGGGCTCGTCGTGCTCAGCAGCACCGCACCCGACCCGACGCGGATGCGGCTCGTGCGCGCCGCGACCGCCGCGGCCAGCACCGCGGGCGACGCCGACGCGACGCCCGCCGCCAGGTGGTGCTCGGCGTACCAGACACGGCGGTACCCGAGCTCCTCGAGGCGCACGGCGAGGTCGACCGCGGTGCGCACCGCGGCGGCGCCCGTGCCGCCCTCGGGGACGATCGCGAGGTCGAGGACGGACAGGGGGACGCGCGAGCCGGTCGGGCGGGCGTCGGTCATGGGGCTGCTCCTTGCGGGGGACGAACGGCGGGTCGGGTGCCGACGGTCGGACGGTCAGGGGACGGGGACGGTGGCGAACCGCGCGAGCGCGAAGCGCGCGAGGTCCGGGCGGACGGAGGCCGACGACGCGGCGGTGCCGCCGAGCGCCTCGTCGGCCAGGTCGGCGAGCACGCGGCCCACGGCGGGTGCGAACTTGAACCCGTGGCCCGAGAAGCCCGCCGCGACCACGACGGGGCCGCGGCGGTCGAGCACGAAGTCGTGGTCCGGGGTCGTGGTGTACGTGCAGCTCACGGGCACCAGGTCGTCGGGGTCCGCACCGGGGACCCAGCGGCGCACGTAGTCGCGCAGCGCCTCCAGCTGCGTCGGCTCGGGGGTGCGGTCGCGGTGGTCCGGGTCGACGCGCGGGCCGACCGCGTGGAAGCCGACCTTCACGCCGTCGGGCGACGCGAGCCCGTACACGCCGCTCGGGTAGCCCGCGTCGGGCCCGGGGTCGTGCGTGAAGCTCGGCCACGGCAGCGTCGGGTCGAGCGGCGCGAAGTGCGCGGGCTGCTCCTGCGTCACGACGAGCGGGAGCGTGGGGCTGCCGGCAGGGTCGTCGCGCGCGTCGAGCAGCGGGGCGACGAGCCCCGCGCTCCACGCGCCGACCGCGACCACGACGCTGCGCGCGACGAGCTCGCCGTGCTGCGTCACGACCCGCACGCCGTCGCCCTCGCGCTCCAGGTGCCGCACGGGCGTCTCGTACCGGACGTCCGCGCCGTGCGCCGTGGCCCGTCGCTGCAGCGCGGCGACCGCGCGGTCGGCGTGCACGCGGCCCGCGGTCGTCGTCTCGTGCAGCACGCGGCCCTCGAACCGCAGGCCCGGCCAGCGGCGCGCCGCCTCGACGGCGTCGAGCCACTCGAACGGGATGCCCCGCGCGGCGAACGCCGAGGCGACCGCCTCGGTGCGCCGCGCGGACGGCTGGTCCGGGCGCGCGTGGCTCACGCCGCCCGTGGCCTCCAGCAGCGGCTCCCCCGCGTCCGCCTCCAGCAGGCGCCACAGGACGAACGCCTCCTGCGCGAGGTCGAGGTACGTCGGCTCGGGGTACGTGGTGCGGTAGATGCGCGACGAGCCGTGCGACGCACCGTGGTCGTGCCCCGGCGCGAACCGCTCGAGCAGCACCACCTCACGGCCGCGGCGTGCGAGCTGCCACGCCGCGGCCGACCCCATGACCCCGCCGCCGACGACGACGTGGTCCACGTGCTCGGTCATCGTCACTCCGTCTTGGGCAGGCCGGGCGGGTTCGACTCGGACTTCTCGATCGCCTCGTTCTCGAGGCCCCAGCGCTGCAGCACCTGCAGGTAGGTGCCGTCGTCGATCGCGTGGTTGATCGCCGCGGTCACGGCGTCGACCGCGCCCGCGCCCTTCTTCGTCGCGACCGCGATCTGCGCGGTGTCGGGCCAGCCGCCGTTGAGCGTGCCGACCACCTGGAAGTCCTGCGGCGAGATCTTCGCCTGGTACGCGAGCGACGCGTTCGGGCCCACGTACGTCTCGACGCGCCCGGACTGCAGCGCGAGCAGCACGTCCGTGAACTGCTCGTAGTACTCGGGGCCCTTGATCGGCTCGAGGCCGTCCGCCTGGTTGAGGCGGTCCCACCCGAGGACGATCTTCTCCTGGTTGGTGCCGGAGCCGACCGCGACGACCTTGCCCGCGATGTCCTCGCGCTTGGTGATCGACGTGAGGTCCGAGCCCTTCTTGACGAGCCAGCCGAGCTCGTCGTTGCGGTAGCTGGAGAAGTCGATCGTCTCCTTGCGCTCCTCGGTCACCGTGACGTTGGAGATGACCGCGTCGACGTCGCCCGACTGCAACGCGAGCGGCCAGTCCGCCCACGCCTTGACCTCCAGGCGCAGGTCCTTGCCGAGCGCGTCGGCGACGAGCTGCGCGATGTCGGTCTCGTTGCCGATGGGGGTCGCGTCGTCGTCGGCCAGGAAGCCCAGCGGCGGGGCGGCGCCCGCGCTGATGGCCACGACGACCTCGTCCTTGTCCTTCCAGGAGTCCGGCAGCAGCGCCACGGCCTCGTCGGAGACGGTCGTGCGGATGCGGTCCTGGTCGGGGCTCGTGCTGACCTCGAGGCCCGCGGCCTCCGGGTCGGCCGTGACGCCCGCGGCGGGCGTCTCGTCCGCGGGCTTCGCGGTGCTCACGCTCGAGCACGCGGTGAGGACGAGCAGGGACGCGCTGGCGAGGGCGGCGAGCGTCGCGCGATGGCGCGTGGTCGTCGTCATGGGGGTGCCTCTCAGTCGTGCGGCGCGGTGCCGCGTGGGGTCGGCCGGATGGCCACTGCTCGTGGGGGACGGGGCCTGCGTCGGGTCGTCAGAGGACCTTCTGCAGGAAGGACCGGGTGCGCTCGTGCTGCGGGTCGTCGAGCACCTCGCAGGGCGGGCCCTGCTCGACGACCACGCCGTCGTCCATGAACACGACGGTGTCCGCGACCTCGCGCGCGAAGCCGATCTCGTGCGTGACGACGACGAGGGTCGTGCCCGAGCGGGCGACGTCCTTGATGACGTCGAGCACCTCGCCTACGAGCTCGGGGTCGAGCGCGGACGTCGGCTCGTCGAACAGCAGCACCTTGGGGCGCAGCGCCAGCGCCCGAGCGATCGCGACGCGCTGCTGCTGCCCGCCCGAGAGCTGGCGTGGCCGCACGTCGGCCTTGTCGGCGAGGCCGACGCGGGCGAGCAGCTCGCGGGCCTCCGGCTCGACCTCGGCCCGCGGGCGGCCCTGCGCCGAGACGGGCGCCTCGACGACGTTCTCGAGCGCCGTCAGGTGCGGGAACAGGTTGAAGCTCTGGAACACGAACCCGATCTGCGTGCGCTGACGCAGGATCTCGCGCTCCTTGAGCTCGCGCAGCGTGCTGCCGCGACGCACGTAGCCGACCAGGTCGCCGTCGATCGAGATGAAGCCCTTGTCGACCTTCTCCAGGTGGTTGATCGCGCGCAGCAGCGTGGACTTGCCCGAGCCCGACGGGCCGAGCACGACCGTCACCGAGCCGGGGCGCACCGTGAGCGACACGTCCCGCAGCACCTCGAGCGTGCCGTACGACTTGTGCACGCCGTGCACCTCGACGAGCCCGACCGGCGCGCTCATGCCAGCCCTCCGATGTCCGAGCGACGCGTGCGCGTCAGCACCCCGACGTGCGCGCGGGCGGCGTAGCCGGGCGGGACGCTCGCGGGCACCGGGCGACCCGTGAGCCGGGCCGACGCGACGAGCACCGACCAGCGGGCGCGCTGCAGCGGCGTGGGCGGCAGCGTGCGCACCGCGCCCTTCGCGTAGTGCCGCTCGACGTAGTACTGCACGACCGTGATGAGCGTCGTCAGCAGGAGGTACCAGATCGCCGCGACGAGCAGCAGCGGCACGATCCGGCCGTTGCGGCCCATGATCACGCTGACGATGTAGAACAGCTCGCCGTACGCCAGCACGTAGACGATCGACGTGCCCTTGAGCAGGCCGATGACCTCGTTGACCGCGGTCGGCACGATCGAGCGCATGGCCTGCGGCAGGATGATGCGGGTCACCTGCCGGCGCCGCGGGATGCCGAGCGACGCGGCCGCCTCCTGCTGCCCCTGGTCGACCGACAGGATCCCGGCGCGCACGATCTCCGCGGAG
The sequence above is a segment of the Cellulomonas palmilytica genome. Coding sequences within it:
- a CDS encoding GNAT family N-acetyltransferase, giving the protein MSAPDYLVTDLGEWDDLDSFTCGTPALDVWLHETARRAQKAGTVRVRLLRSCDAGQLVGYYAVCPTEVLREELALSSKVRAASSRVPGFMLAKLAISAEVQGRGLGRDLLVDALEHICEASDLVGGRIVVVDPVDDRAANFYARYGFSSIVGSTRMYLLVPDAKASLGLA
- a CDS encoding LLM class flavin-dependent oxidoreductase, translated to MTDARPTGSRVPLSVLDLAIVPEGGTGAAAVRTAVDLAVRLEELGYRRVWYAEHHLAAGVASASPAVLAAAVAARTSRIRVGSGAVLLSTTSPLVGAEQFGTIAALHPGRVDLGVGRAFTPPPADAPAAELAAASVSKPRPTAGPRVVDGLYVPGPPPVDFSDSALRERLLAQKRVVGASRTPASFRAELELVLGLQAGTYRDEAGHPYTSPPVDRAAFDLWVLASSAGESARVAGELGLPIAANFHVSPATTLETVAAYREAFRPGVLDAPYVVVSADVLVAETDERAEELARPFADWVRSIRGGSDGAIAYPDPARAPSWDERTPDERVLVADRVDTRVVGGPSAVVERLETLQRVTGADELLVTTEAHDPADARRSFELLAEHWLAPSTAGAADLALASTTA
- a CDS encoding ABC transporter substrate-binding protein; translation: MTTTTRHRATLAALASASLLVLTACSSVSTAKPADETPAAGVTADPEAAGLEVSTSPDQDRIRTTVSDEAVALLPDSWKDKDEVVVAISAGAAPPLGFLADDDATPIGNETDIAQLVADALGKDLRLEVKAWADWPLALQSGDVDAVISNVTVTEERKETIDFSSYRNDELGWLVKKGSDLTSITKREDIAGKVVAVGSGTNQEKIVLGWDRLNQADGLEPIKGPEYYEQFTDVLLALQSGRVETYVGPNASLAYQAKISPQDFQVVGTLNGGWPDTAQIAVATKKGAGAVDAVTAAINHAIDDGTYLQVLQRWGLENEAIEKSESNPPGLPKTE
- a CDS encoding flavin reductase family protein, which encodes MTAEPIARPRTGAAPETRLSPDEYKAVFRGHPAGVVVVTLRDPDGRPVGFTATSVISVSAEPPLLAFSLASSSSSWPAVSRATTLALSFLADHQDDVSARFATSGIDRFAAGGWTALETGEPVIDGALSWVRGRVVQRTPVGSSYLVSVEAISSSARVEPETAHRTGLEASSPLVYHDRTYHRIGEHSAI
- a CDS encoding amino acid ABC transporter ATP-binding protein encodes the protein MSAPVGLVEVHGVHKSYGTLEVLRDVSLTVRPGSVTVVLGPSGSGKSTLLRAINHLEKVDKGFISIDGDLVGYVRRGSTLRELKEREILRQRTQIGFVFQSFNLFPHLTALENVVEAPVSAQGRPRAEVEPEARELLARVGLADKADVRPRQLSGGQQQRVAIARALALRPKVLLFDEPTSALDPELVGEVLDVIKDVARSGTTLVVVTHEIGFAREVADTVVFMDDGVVVEQGPPCEVLDDPQHERTRSFLQKVL
- the solA gene encoding N-methyl-L-tryptophan oxidase, whose translation is MTEHVDHVVVGGGVMGSAAAWQLARRGREVVLLERFAPGHDHGASHGSSRIYRTTYPEPTYLDLAQEAFVLWRLLEADAGEPLLEATGGVSHARPDQPSARRTEAVASAFAARGIPFEWLDAVEAARRWPGLRFEGRVLHETTTAGRVHADRAVAALQRRATAHGADVRYETPVRHLEREGDGVRVVTQHGELVARSVVVAVGAWSAGLVAPLLDARDDPAGSPTLPLVVTQEQPAHFAPLDPTLPWPSFTHDPGPDAGYPSGVYGLASPDGVKVGFHAVGPRVDPDHRDRTPEPTQLEALRDYVRRWVPGADPDDLVPVSCTYTTTPDHDFVLDRRGPVVVAAGFSGHGFKFAPAVGRVLADLADEALGGTAASSASVRPDLARFALARFATVPVP
- a CDS encoding type II toxin-antitoxin system TacA family antitoxin, whose product is MATKTRRMEQRVDEGTEVLLSKAAAVTHETVSAFVVRSAREEAARVLARSDLTMMPAEQFDRMLAALDEEPRRVPALAEAAARARRFKHE
- a CDS encoding NADPH-dependent FMN reductase; translated protein: MSTDAPASRPEPTVVVVAGNPREGSRTLQAARTAAQAVAAHVGGTVTTTVDLAAVAGELFAGQRPRVDAALGALADSDVAVIATPVYKASYTGLLKSFLDLYGPDGLAGVVVVPLVVSGNPAHALVGEVHLRPVLVELGAVVPTRALTVTEADLADPAGLDRAVDAWLARGGDALRRAVGQPVGQSAADLDLAEAAR
- a CDS encoding LLM class flavin-dependent oxidoreductase, whose product is MTARSPLTGVHWFLPTSGDARGILGGFHAKDSRAHAAGYRAPTLDYLTQVAQAADTLGYDAVLTPTGTWCEDAWVVTAALAAVTRRLRFLVAFRPGLLSPTLAAQTAATFQRISGGRLLLNVVTGGDEIEMQRFGDWLDHDERYARCHEFLDVVRGVWDSSPFSYDGAHYRVEGAQVPAPPDPRPEIYFGGSSSAALPVAAAHADVYLTWGEPPAQAKEKIDRVRALAAEQGRSPRFGVRLHVVTRDRSSDAWDLAQRWLDELSPEQIAAAQRGLGASGSVGQQRMVALHGNGALATSGDARALEIHPGLWAGVGLVRGGAGTALVGSHEEVADLIAEYHAAGFDELVLSGYPHVEEAYWFAEGLRPLLDARGITTPVRAGGVPEPDAVR
- a CDS encoding LLM class flavin-dependent oxidoreductase, with protein sequence MRFQVLDIVFNPPHPVTGEAVPPSDRLNRVVETAVLAEALGFDSFAVGERHAGEVLSSAPTVILGAVAARTERILLSTGVTVLSLLDPIRVAEDLATVDQLSRGRLEIVIGKGNEVLQYPLLGLDIAKQYEYLQENYELLRLLLSEEDVTWEGVHRHRLENATTLPRPFSGPFRIWHGSATSQFAVDLAARYGDPIVSANALQPRENYQVLIDRYREQYEAHGHDPAYAFVGSGSGGLYLADTTEQAIEQFRPIFEGQIAAQRRRGYGPEHVGVGNSFQTVEDAVERGPALVGSPERVVEKILDYHASYGHDLQSVSVNHLLPLEQQADVLRRFAEEVIPAVKAEVSTSLWSESDERRAAGFTAK
- a CDS encoding LLM class flavin-dependent oxidoreductase yields the protein MPVEFLGIATTNDQSETTARTTRPFDLGYLERIVRAHADNGWTRVLFAYGSSGPEPAALAAHVAARVPGIELLLAHRPNVSYPTYAAKTFATLDQLSGGRLSVHFITGGNDHEQGREGDRLTKDERYARTREYIQIVKRAWSSSEPFDHHGEFYEFEDFVLDTKPFEGRTPTISFGGSSDAAYTVGAAEADIYAVWGEPLDRTREQIERVHAEAAAVGRVEPPRIHAAFRPIVAPTTELAWEKAHRVLDRIEARKAAAGGVLSRRHPIDSPQNAGSQRLLEIAAAGERYDDVLWTATARATGGAGNSNALVGTPEEVANALLAYYDLGVRVISARGYDLLDDAIDFGRYVIPLVREGVAERDARAAAQAASSAA